From a region of the Verrucomicrobiia bacterium genome:
- a CDS encoding efflux RND transporter periplasmic adaptor subunit, whose amino-acid sequence MAKAKKGRRILIFSVIGLVVAGLTVGAFLRKREAIITIQTEKVARRDLIEKVVANGKVQPVLQVKINPEVSGEITDLPVKEGQFVHKGDLIVKIRPDYYIAQLHQCQAGYEAALAGKAQAQANLEKAQADYKRNKDLFEHKLISEADFVGFKAAFDVANAQVESAKDQAESSKATVASAQDALDRTTILAPLSGTISKLNSRLGERVLGTVQNVGTEIMTIADLNEMEAQVDLGEDDVVLIKPGQKARLEVDAFKDRKFNGIVTEIANSSNDAGSASSSTSQEATKFQVRIRIQEKEQFRPGMSVTAEIETRYRTNVLTVPIASVTTRLPKEKDKKANQVALDPPATNCPPGGTNTLASTNAASNSDSAAKKSKEAPKPIDVVFVRNGDRVKMVPVKIGIFDDNYWEITDGLKEGQEVVSGGYRAIGRDLEDDKRVRIGPPAGEKDKEQDVGKGT is encoded by the coding sequence ATGGCCAAAGCAAAAAAGGGCAGGAGAATCCTTATTTTCTCAGTAATCGGGCTTGTCGTGGCGGGCCTGACCGTGGGCGCTTTTTTGCGCAAACGCGAAGCGATCATTACGATTCAAACCGAAAAGGTCGCCCGGCGCGACTTAATCGAGAAAGTCGTTGCCAATGGCAAAGTCCAACCGGTCCTCCAGGTTAAAATCAACCCGGAAGTCAGCGGCGAAATCACCGACCTGCCGGTAAAGGAGGGCCAATTCGTTCATAAAGGGGATTTGATCGTGAAGATCAGGCCCGACTATTACATCGCGCAGCTTCATCAGTGCCAGGCGGGCTACGAGGCCGCTCTGGCAGGCAAGGCCCAGGCCCAAGCCAACCTCGAGAAGGCTCAAGCCGATTACAAACGCAATAAGGATTTATTTGAGCACAAACTGATTTCCGAAGCCGACTTCGTCGGTTTTAAAGCCGCTTTCGATGTAGCCAACGCGCAGGTGGAAAGCGCCAAGGACCAGGCGGAAAGCTCGAAGGCCACCGTCGCCAGTGCGCAGGATGCCCTGGACCGGACCACCATCCTGGCGCCCCTGAGCGGGACGATTAGCAAGCTCAACTCACGATTGGGCGAGCGCGTTTTGGGCACCGTCCAAAACGTCGGCACGGAGATTATGACGATCGCCGACCTCAATGAGATGGAGGCCCAGGTGGATCTCGGAGAGGACGATGTCGTGCTGATCAAGCCGGGCCAAAAGGCGCGCCTCGAGGTGGACGCGTTCAAAGACCGCAAGTTCAATGGAATCGTGACTGAGATTGCCAACTCCTCGAACGATGCCGGCAGTGCCAGCTCCAGTACCAGCCAGGAAGCCACCAAATTCCAGGTGCGCATCCGCATCCAGGAAAAGGAGCAATTCCGCCCCGGGATGTCCGTGACGGCTGAAATCGAGACCCGCTACCGGACCAACGTGCTGACAGTTCCAATTGCCAGCGTCACAACCCGCTTGCCCAAGGAAAAGGACAAAAAAGCGAATCAAGTGGCCCTGGACCCGCCCGCGACCAACTGTCCGCCGGGGGGCACCAATACCCTCGCCAGCACCAATGCGGCATCCAACAGCGACTCTGCGGCCAAAAAATCCAAAGAAGCCCCTAAACCAATCGACGTGGTGTTCGTCCGGAATGGGGACCGCGTTAAAATGGTGCCAGTCAAGATCGGCATTTTTGATGACAATTACTGGGAGATAACGGACGGGTTGAAGGAAGGACAAGAAGTGGTCTCAGGCGGCTATCGGGCTATTGGCAGGGACCTTGAGGACGATAAACGCGTTAGAATAGGACCTCCTGCGGGGGAGAAGGACAAGGAACAGGACGTTGGCAAAGGGACGTAA
- a CDS encoding ABC transporter permease: MNLLAEFREGVGISWSAIRGNKLRSILTTLGIVIGIVTVTLMGSAITGLDRAFLKNISTIGADVLYVQRFGWFVDSHEEWVKMQKRHPITLLEVNALREHLTMARAVAPAADTDGPVRYRRRNSNSVHIIGTTDDYLYTSSVGVAEGRFMTAGEATGGRPVCILGWEVALNLFQRESPLGHRVTIGGQTFEVIGVLEKQGTFLGLFSLDNQVIIPLPQFTAAFWRDPDYQIQVKIKQLEQLDEAKEELRAAMRRVRRLTPSAPDDFTINQQDQFVKMFHRLGGTIAAVGIFITGLSLFVGGIGIMNIMFVSVAERTREIGIRKAIGAKRRTILMQFLIEAASICLLGGAIGLGIAWPITLLIQRFFPATMSPVIVAIALSVSLVTGVLAGFFPAWRAARMDPVDALRNE; encoded by the coding sequence ATGAACCTCCTGGCCGAATTCAGGGAGGGAGTGGGCATCTCCTGGAGTGCCATTCGCGGCAATAAACTGCGGTCAATTCTGACGACCCTGGGGATTGTCATCGGCATCGTTACCGTGACGCTCATGGGCAGCGCGATAACGGGATTGGACCGCGCGTTTCTTAAAAACATCTCCACCATCGGCGCCGATGTGTTGTATGTGCAGCGCTTCGGTTGGTTTGTCGATTCGCATGAAGAATGGGTGAAGATGCAAAAACGGCACCCAATCACCCTGCTGGAGGTCAACGCTCTGCGCGAGCACCTCACCATGGCGCGAGCCGTGGCTCCCGCAGCAGACACGGATGGGCCCGTGCGTTACCGAAGGCGCAACTCGAACAGCGTCCATATCATCGGCACCACCGATGATTATCTCTATACGAGCAGCGTTGGGGTAGCGGAGGGGCGTTTCATGACAGCCGGCGAGGCAACGGGTGGGCGGCCAGTGTGCATATTGGGCTGGGAAGTGGCGTTGAATCTGTTCCAGCGCGAGTCGCCCTTAGGCCACCGGGTCACGATTGGGGGGCAGACCTTTGAAGTCATTGGCGTGCTCGAAAAGCAAGGCACTTTTCTGGGCCTCTTCAGCCTCGATAACCAAGTGATCATTCCGCTGCCCCAGTTCACGGCCGCTTTCTGGCGCGATCCCGATTACCAAATCCAGGTCAAGATCAAGCAATTGGAACAACTCGATGAGGCCAAAGAGGAATTACGCGCCGCAATGCGCCGCGTCCGCCGGCTTACCCCGAGCGCCCCGGACGATTTTACCATTAACCAGCAGGACCAGTTTGTGAAAATGTTTCACCGGCTTGGGGGGACCATTGCCGCAGTAGGAATTTTCATCACCGGTCTGTCGCTATTTGTCGGCGGGATCGGCATCATGAATATCATGTTTGTCTCGGTAGCAGAGCGGACGCGTGAGATTGGAATTCGCAAAGCGATTGGAGCCAAGCGTCGGACGATTCTGATGCAATTTCTGATCGAGGCGGCCAGCATCTGCTTGCTAGGCGGAGCGATAGGATTGGGAATCGCCTGGCCGATTACGTTGCTCATTCAGCGATTCTTCCCGGCGACCATGTCCCCTGTCATTGTCGCCATCGCGCTTTCGGTCTCACTGGTAACCGGGGTTCTAGCAGGATTCTTTCCAGCCTGGCGCGCGGCGCGGATGGACCCGGTGGATGCCTTGCGCAACGAATGA
- a CDS encoding ABC transporter ATP-binding protein, whose translation MSLIRLEKISRCYQMGAETIHALREVSLAIQRSEYVAIMGPSGSGKSTLMNLIGCLDTPSSGRYELNGVQVSEMDDNHLAEIRNKEIGFIFQTFNLLPRSDALRNVELPLIYAGVPSDERRQVALDALNQVGLGDRIHHKPNELSGGQRQRVAVARALVNRPSILLADEPTGNLDTKTGMEILSLFEELSSRGNTLIIVTHEEDVARHARRIIRIRDGLIASDDTRDAEWAEETVNAEVAPPGALKSNVT comes from the coding sequence ATGTCCCTCATCCGGCTGGAAAAAATCTCGCGCTGCTACCAGATGGGGGCTGAGACCATCCACGCATTGCGTGAGGTATCCCTGGCAATCCAACGCAGTGAGTATGTGGCCATCATGGGGCCTTCCGGCTCGGGCAAATCGACTCTGATGAATCTGATTGGCTGCCTGGACACACCCAGTTCGGGACGCTATGAACTCAACGGCGTGCAAGTCAGTGAAATGGATGACAATCATCTGGCTGAAATCCGCAATAAGGAGATTGGATTCATTTTTCAAACATTCAATCTGCTGCCGCGCTCGGACGCGTTGCGGAATGTGGAATTGCCTTTGATTTATGCCGGCGTGCCCTCGGACGAGCGGCGCCAGGTGGCGTTGGACGCTCTTAACCAGGTGGGGCTCGGCGACCGTATCCACCACAAACCCAACGAACTGTCCGGCGGCCAGCGCCAGCGCGTCGCCGTGGCCCGGGCGCTGGTCAACCGCCCTTCCATTTTGCTGGCCGACGAACCGACCGGCAACCTCGATACGAAGACCGGCATGGAAATCCTGTCGCTATTTGAAGAGCTTTCCAGCCGAGGCAACACGCTGATCATTGTCACTCATGAAGAGGACGTCGCCCGCCATGCGCGCCGAATCATCCGTATTCGCGACGGACTGATAGCCAGCGACGACACACGGGATGCGGAATGGGCGGAGGAGACGGTGAACGCCGAAGTGGCACCGCCGGGAGCCTTAAAAAGCAATGTGACCTAG
- a CDS encoding YIP1 family protein produces MEGPPPIPTGQTPPPTPTLAPEAKAPTMSLGARLLNVFAIPGEVFEDIKGSRSSAANWLVPALILALVGAVSVFVLFSQPNILQQVREQQSQVFEQKVKAGKMSQDDADKAMAMVDKFSTPTVIKVAGAFGAITVSFLRVLWWGFVLWVFGRLFFKAAVGFPKTLEIAGLSMMIVVLGTIVGMLLMVNLQTMGASPSLALAVKDFDVHRKSHLAMGAANIFSFWLIGVLSLGLAKVANVPFLRAAWLVFGFWLVQESLLIGIGLGQMAL; encoded by the coding sequence ATGGAAGGTCCACCTCCCATCCCAACAGGCCAAACGCCCCCGCCAACTCCCACGTTGGCGCCTGAAGCCAAGGCGCCCACGATGTCCTTGGGCGCGCGGTTGCTCAACGTATTCGCCATTCCGGGGGAGGTCTTCGAGGACATTAAGGGGTCGCGAAGCTCAGCGGCAAACTGGCTGGTGCCGGCGCTGATCCTGGCCCTTGTAGGGGCTGTTTCGGTGTTCGTTTTGTTTTCGCAACCCAATATTCTTCAGCAGGTGCGCGAACAGCAGAGCCAGGTCTTCGAGCAAAAGGTCAAGGCCGGCAAGATGAGCCAGGACGATGCAGATAAGGCTATGGCGATGGTCGATAAATTCAGCACGCCAACCGTAATCAAAGTGGCCGGCGCTTTCGGCGCGATCACGGTCAGTTTTCTGCGCGTGCTGTGGTGGGGTTTTGTTTTGTGGGTGTTTGGCCGGTTATTTTTCAAGGCCGCGGTCGGCTTTCCCAAGACCCTCGAGATTGCGGGGTTGTCCATGATGATTGTCGTGCTGGGAACGATCGTGGGCATGCTGCTGATGGTGAATCTCCAAACAATGGGCGCCAGCCCGAGTCTGGCCCTTGCGGTGAAAGATTTCGATGTGCATCGCAAGAGCCACCTGGCCATGGGCGCTGCCAATATATTCTCCTTTTGGCTTATCGGTGTGCTCTCCCTGGGCTTAGCCAAGGTGGCCAATGTCCCTTTTCTGCGAGCCGCCTGGCTGGTTTTTGGGTTTTGGTTAGTGCAGGAATCGCTCCTCATCGGGATTGGTTTGGGCCAAATGGCCCTGTAG